The Humulus lupulus chromosome 4, drHumLupu1.1, whole genome shotgun sequence genome has a window encoding:
- the LOC133831649 gene encoding L-type lectin-domain containing receptor kinase IV.1-like yields the protein MFSKFPILLLFLIITITVVPASSQDDHGHLNFTFNGFKSGDLDLDGIAQITSNGLLRLTNDTKQRAGHAFFPNPITFKATPNGTVSSFSTTFLFGIRSKYATLSAHGIVFVITPTRGLPHALPSQYLGVFNVSNVGDTANRVVGVELDTIQSKEFNDINDNHVGIDINNLDSVISSPAMYFDGKKGGFTNLSLISGKPMKVWIEYDGVKKQMNVTLAPAKAVKPQKPLLSLTIDLSPIIRDTMYVGFSSSTGSVISNHYVRGWSFKINGEAQELDSSKLPRLPRVRHGSKFLTIWLPVICSSLVAPVILTLAHFIRRKRKFADLIEDWELEYGVYRYKYKDLYIATKGFKDKDALSTGGLGRVYKGVLPSKTEIAVKRVSHESRQGMRERVAEIASLSWLRHRNVVPLLGYCRRKRELLLVYDYMPNGSLDKYLFDKPKTTLNWNRRFQIIKGVASGLCYLHHQWERVIIHSDVKASNVLLDDKLNSRLGKVGLARLYDHGRDPQRTRIVGTLGYLAPEHTRTGKATTSVDVFAFGAFLLEVACGRRPIEGRGTATEEELVLVDWVFSCWCRGRIIEAMDSNLIESDFTGAGVVSEEEVELVLKLGLLCSHSEPGVRPSMKQVVSFLEREVPLPDLSTMGMTTVGLTFTRKEGFDGIEMSSSVVESLLPRGR from the coding sequence ATGTTTTCTAAGTTTCCGATATTGCTTCTCTTCCTCATAATAACCATAACAGTAGTACCAGCATCATCCCAAGATGATCATGGTCATCTGAATTTCACCTTCAATGGATTTAAGTCAGGCGACCTGGACCTCGATGGTATAGCTCAAATAACTTCAAATGGCCTGTTGAGACTCACAAACGACACGAAACAGAGAGCGGGTCATGCTTTCTTTCCCAATCCAATCACCTTCAAGGCCACCCCAAACGGCACCGTTTCTTCCTTCTCCACCACATTTCTCTTCGGCATAAGATCGAAGTACGCAACTCTGAGCGCCCACGGCATCGTTTTCGTGATCACTCCGACGAGAGGTCTTCCCCATGCTCTTCCGAGCCAGTACCTTGGCGTTTTTAACGTATCCAACGTGGGCGACACTGCTAACAGAGTCGTCGGCGTCGAGCTCGATACGATTCAAAGCAAAGAGTTCAATGACATCAACGACAATCACGTGGGGATTGACATTAATAATTTAGACTCGGTTATATCTTCGCCGGCGATGTATTTTGACGGAAAGAAAGGTGGGTTTACGAACTTATCTCTTATAAGTGGTAAACCAATGAAAGTATGGATCGAATATGACGGAGTTAAAAAGCAGATGAACGTGACGTTAGCTCCGGCCAAAGCTGTTAAACCTCAGAAACCGCTATTGTCTTTGACCATAGATCTTTCACCGATAATAAGGGACACCATGTATGTTGGTTTTTCTTCTTCAACAGGCTCTGTTATTAGTAATCACTATGTTCGGGGTTGGAGCTTCAAGATTAATGGCGAAGCTCAAGAGCTTGACTCCTCCAAACTCCCAAGGCTGCCTCGGGTCAGACACGGATCCAAATTTTTGACAATTTGGTTACCGGTGATTTGTTCGAGCTTGGTGGCTCCGGTGATCTTGACTTTGGCTCATTTCATCAGAAGAAAGAGAAAATTTGCAGATCTAATTGAAGATTGGGAGCTAGAATATGGAGTTTATAGGTATAAATACAAAGATTTGTACATAGCCACGAAAGGTTTCAAGGACAAAGATGCATTGAGTACCGGAGGATTAGGTAGAGTCTACAAAGGAGTTTTACCCTCCAAAACAGAGATCGCTGTCAAAAGAGTCTCTCATGAATCAAGGCAGGGTATGAGAGAACGCGTGGCTGAAATCGCCAGTCTCAGCTGGCTCCGTCACCGGAATGTGGTGCCCCTTTTGGGCTACTGTCGCCGGAAACGTGAGCTCCTTTTAGTATACGATTACATGCCCAATGGCAGCCTGGACAAATACCTATTCGACAAACCAAAAACGACACTAAATTGGAACCGAAGATTCCAGATCATAAAGGGAGTTGCCTCTGGTCTATGCTACCTGCACCATCAATGGGAACGAGTCATCATCCACAGTGACGTGAAAGCCAGTAACGTGCTACTTGACGACAAGTTAAACAGCCGGTTAGGAAAAGTTGGTTTAGCTAGATTATACGACCATGGAAGAGATCCTCAGAGAACCCGCATCGTTGGAACACTTGGGTATCTCGCCCCAGAGCATACCCGGACAGGAAAGGCCACAACGAGCGTCGACGTCTTCGCATTCGGAGCTTTCCTGCTCGAAGTGGCATGTGGAAGACGACCCATTGAAGGGAGAGGAACGGCGACGGAGGAGGAGCTTGTTTTGGTGGACTGGGTTTTCTCGTGTTGGTGCAGAGGAAGGATTATCGAGGCCATGGATTCGAATCTGATAGAATCGGATTTTACCGGAGCTGGAGTCGTATCAGAGGAGGAAGTAGAGTTGGTATTGAAACTGGGGTTGTTATGTTCACATTCGGAACCTGGGGTGAGACCGAGCATGAAGCAAGTCGTGTCGTTTTTGGAGAGGGAAGTGCCGTTGCCGGACTTATCGACGATGGGGATGACGACGGTGGGGTTAACGTTCACTCGTAAAGAAGGGTTCGATGGTATTGAAATGTCATCTTCTGTGGTCGAGTCACTCCTTCCTCGTGGCCGCTAA